In Dysidea avara chromosome 3, odDysAvar1.4, whole genome shotgun sequence, a single window of DNA contains:
- the LOC136251297 gene encoding reelin domain-containing protein 1-like has translation MAKYLVQCLVVSLLLVTTAHGRPEGAPPEACAQIAPMHAGISPSTDPLPYSVDLSDFTGDEYVPGDTYQITLSGGADNPNFRGFLIQGRVAADGSPTGQFTGSAGVSQPQCDGDTAVTHVNNNEKTSVTVMWTAPAAGTGAVIFRFAFVDMFVLFWANMETSAIQEAAPPTTEPTTEPPTDPTTEPPTDPTTEPPTDPTTEPPTDPGPTQPPNCGDITGLPECTEKLCRRRSGSYGYRFQRCYVVKDSCGNRCQISNCLKCYYERVRVKQPTRPRCEPCGKRSDRQCWYKYYQCRYKYSGYSRHQYSYKRVFKCTTRFRCH, from the exons ATG GCTAAGTACTTGGTACAATGCCTTGTTGTCAGTTTATTGTTAGTAACAACTGCCCATGGTCGACCAGAAGGAGCACCACCTGAAGCCTGTGCTCAGATTGCTCCAATGCATGCTGGAATTTCTCCATCTACTGATCCATTACCATACAGTGTAGATCTCAGTGATTTCACTGGAGATGAATATGTTCCTGGAGATACTTACCAAA TAACACTTTCAGGAGGTGCAGACAATCCTAATTTCAGAGGGTTTTTGATACAAGGAAGAGTAGCAGCTGATGGATCACCAACTGGCCAGTTTACTGGCTCAGCTGGTGTCTCACAACCACAATGTGATGGAGAT ACAGCTGTTACCCATGTGAACAACAATGAGAAGACTTCAGTCACAGTTATGTGGACTGCCCCAGCTGCTGGCACTGGTGCAGTTATCTTCAG ATTTGCATTTGTGGATATGTTTGTTCTATTCTGGGCTAATATGGAGACATCTGCAATACAAGAAG CTGCACCACCTACTACTGAACCAACTACAGAGCCACCAACTGACCCTACAACAGAGCCACCAACTGACCCTACTACAGAGCCACCAACTGACCCTACTACAGAGCCACCAACTGATCCTGGTCCAACTCAACCACCAAACTGTGGAGACATAACTG GTCTGCCAGAATGTACTGAAAAGCTTTGTAGGCGTCGCAGTGGTTCATATGGATATAGGTTCCAAAGATGTTATGT CGTCAAGGATTCTTGTGGAAACAGATGCCAGATATCAAACTGCTTAAAGTGCTACTATGAAAGAGTGCGAGTAAAGCAACCAACAAGACCTCGTTGTGAGCCATGTGGCAAGAGGTCAGACAGGCAGTGCTGGTACAAGTACTATCAGTGTCGTTACAAGTATTCTGGATACTCC AGGCACCAATACTCATACAAGAGAGTATTCAAGTGCACTACTCGTTTCAGATGCCACTAG
- the LOC136251292 gene encoding diacylglycerol kinase kappa-like, whose protein sequence is MGMYMVDCFAVILLLVTTAHGRPEGAPPEACAQIAPMHAGISPSTDPLPFSVDLSDFTGGEYVPGDTYQITLSGGADNPNFRGFLIQGRVAADGSPTGQFTGSAGVSQPQCDGDTAVTHVNNNEKTSVTVTWTAPAAGTGAVIFRFAFVDMFVLFWANMETSAIQEAAPPTTEPTTEPTTEPTTEPTTEPTTEPTTEPTTEPTTEPTTEPTTEPTTEPTTEPTTEPTTEPTTEPTTEPTTDPTTEPTTEPTTEPTTEPTTEPTTEPTTEPTTEPTTEPTTEPTTEPTTEPTTEPTTEPPTDPTTDTTQPPTPSPEPTPGPTQPPSCEDITGLPECSEAFCRHHSGSYGYGYRRCHVVKDSCRNKCQISKCSLCYYERVRVIQPTRPRCEPCGKRSDRQCWYKYYQCRYNYYGTYGHYRQYYYQSSYSYKTVFKCSTRYGCH, encoded by the exons ATG GGCATGTATATGGTGGACTGTTTTGCTGTTATTTTGCTGCTGGTGACTACTGCCCATGGTCGACCAGAGGGAGCACCACCTGAAGCCTGTGCTCAGATTGCTCCAATGCATGCTGGAATTTCTCCATCTACTGATCCATTACCATTCAGTGTGGACCTCAGTGATTTCACTGGGGGTGAATATGTTCCTGGAGATACTTACCAAA TAACACTTTCGGGAGGTGCAGACAATCCTAATTTCAGAGGGTTTTTGATACAAGGAAGAGTAGCAGCTGATGGATCACCAACTGGCCAGTTCACTGGCTCAGCTGGTGTCTCACAACCACAATGTGATGGAGAT ACAGCTGTTACCCATGTGAACAACAATGAGAAGACTTCAGTCACAGTTACGTGGACTGCCCCAGCTGCTGGCACTGGTGCAGTTATCTTCAG ATTTGCATTTGTGGATATGTTTGTTCTATTCTGGGCTAATATGGAGACATCTGCAATACAAGAAG CTGCACCACCTACTACTGAGCCAACTACTGAGCCAACAACAGAGCCTACTACTGAGCCAACCACAGAGCCAACTACTGAACCAACTACAGAGCCAACAACTGAGCCTACTACTGAGCCAACTACTGAACCAACTACTGAACCAACTACAGAACCAACAACAGAGCCAACTACAGAACCTACTACTGAGCCCACCACAGAGCCAACTACTGAACCAACTACAGACCCAACTACAGAGCCAACTACTGAACCAACAACAGAGCCAACTACAGAGCCAACTACAGAGCCAACTACTGAGCCAACAACAGAGCCAACTACAGAGCCAACTACTGAGCCAACTACAGAGCCAACAACAGAGCCTACTACTGAACCAACAACAGAGCCAACTACAGAGCCACCTACTGATCCTACAACTGATACAACGCAACCACCTACACCATCGCCAGAGCCAACACCTGGTCCAACTCAACCACCAAGTTGTGAAGACATAACTG GTCTTCCTGAATGTAGTGAAGCGTTTTGTAGGCACCACAGTGGGTCATATGGGTATGGATACAGAAGATGCCATGT TGTCAAGGATTCCTGCAGAAACAAGTGTCAAATATCAAAGTGTTCATTATGTTACTATGAAAGAGTGCGAGTAATTCAACCAACAAGACCTCGTTGTGAGCCATGTGGCAAGAGGTCAGACAGGCAGTGTTGGTACAAGTACTATCAATGTCGTTACAATTATTATGGAACTTATGGACACTAC AGGCAGTATTACTATCAGAGTTCTTACTCTTACAAGACAGTGTTCAAGTGCTCTACTCGATATGGATGTCATTAA
- the LOC136251295 gene encoding putative ferric-chelate reductase 1 — MVMYKVCCFAVILSLVTTAHGRPEGAPPEACAQIAPMHAGISPSTDPLPYSVDLSDFTGGEYVPGDTYQITLSGGADNPNFRGFLIQGRVAADGSPTGQFTGSAGVSQPQCNGDTAVTHVNNNEKTSVTVTWTAPAAGTGAVIFRFAFVDMFVLFWANMETSAIQEAAPPTTDPPTDPTTEPTTDPTTEPPTDPTTEPPTDPTTEPPTDPTTDTTQPPTPSSEPTAGPTQPPSCEDITGLSECSEEFCRRYSRSYGYGYRRCYVVKDSCRNKCQISKCSLCYYKRVRVNQPTRPRCESCGKTSDRQCWYKYYQCRYNYYGTYGRYRQYYYQNSYSYKRVFKCATRYGCY, encoded by the exons ATG GTCATGTATAAAGTGTGCTGCTTTGCTGTGATATTATCACTGGTGACAACTGCCCATGGTCGACCAGAAGGAGCCCCACCTGAAGCCTGTGCTCAGATTGCTCCAATGCATGCTGGAATTTCTCCATCTACTGATCCATTACCATACAGTGTAGATCTCAGTGATTTCACTGGGGGTGAATATGTTCCTGGAGATACTTACCAAA TAACACTTTCAGGAGGTGCAGACAATCCTAATTTCAGAGGGTTTTTGATACAAGGAAGAGTAGCAGCTGATGGATCACCAACTGGTCAGTTCACTGGCTCAGCTGGTGTCTCACAACCACAATGTAATGGAGAT ACAGCTGTTACCCATGTGAACAACAATGAGAAGACTTCAGTCACTGTTACGTGGACTGCCCCAGCTGCTGGCACTGGTGCAGTTATCTTCAG ATTTGCATTTGTGGATATGTTTGTTCTATTCTGGGCTAATATGGAGACATCTGCAATACAAGAAG CAGCGCCACCTACTACAGATCCACCTACCGATCCTACAACAGAGCCTACAACAGACCCTACGACAGAGCCACCTACTGACCCAACTACAGAGCCACCCACTGATCCTACTACAGAGCCACCTACTGACCCTACAACTGATACAACACAACCACCTACACCATCATCAGAGCCAACAGCTGGTCCTACTCAGCCACCAAGCTGTGAAGACATAACtg GTCTGTCTGAATGCTCTGAAGAGTTTTGTAGGCGGTACAGTAGGTCATATGGATATGGGTACAGGAGATGTTATGT TGTCAAGGATTCCTGCAGGAACAAGTGTCAAATATCAAAGTGTTCATTATGTTATTATAAAAGAGTGCGAGTAAATCAACCAACAAGACCTCGTTGTGAGTCATGTGGCAAGACATCAGACAGGCAGTGCTGGTACAAGTACTATCAGTGTCGTTACAATTATTATGGAACTTATGGACGCTAT AGGCAGTATTACTATCAGAACTCTTACTCTTACAAAAGAGTGTTCAAGTGTGCTACACGATATGGATGTTACTAA